The stretch of DNA GGCTTCAGCTCAGGGAAACACAgctgggaggtggaggtgggagaCCTTCCTCACTGGAATGTGGGTTTGGCTAAAGAGTCAGTGGACAGGAAGGGGGAGTTAATTGCCTCACCAAAATATGGAATCTGGTGTTTAGTGCATGACAGTGGAAAATACAGTGATGTGCTTGGTAACACCGTCACAGTGAATAAGAGactccagaggatcagagtcCAGCTGGACTATGACAGGGGGAAGGTTTCCTTCTACGACTCTGACGATATGACTAACATCTGCAATCACAGAGACACTTTCACTGAGAAACTCTACCCATATTTCTCTGTTGGAGAAGCCGCTGACGCAAAGATCAAACATATCAAAGTCCTGCAAACTGAGCCCTCAGTGATTTTACAGTGATGTCAttgaggtgtgtgagtgtgagaaaagGGATTTGAGGCTAcaatttgaacacacacacaaacaaaaaatattgtgatgacagATTTGGAAAATCTCTGACTTTGAAATCATCATTAAATCATCAAGTGtgacaataaaatcacagtataaagactttttttaaaGTCTGTGTTTCTAAACTTTACAATtgctgtaaatattttatgtaattttaaaaaagcagagcTGTTTTCCTTCTCTGCTTCAAAAGTTCACTcagaattaagaaaaaaagaacataatgCAGTCCACCATGATGAACAGATATGAGCCTGTAGCTGTTATAGATTAGTGAGTACAGCCAGAATTGAAATCAACAACGTTCTCACTTCCAGTTGACGAGCAGGAAATGATGTGAGTAAATATAGAAAAGtcagcaggtgaggagagggaggggcagagTCACATTTACTGGAGGAGCCACAGCAAGCAGgtggacatttattttttctattctctgtcatttattttatgtcaatGTAAATAGTATctatgtgcaaatgtgtgtataGATGTGTTGTTATTTGATTTAATAATTTAGTCTTTGTGTTAATGGTGACTCAGAAGACACTACACACACCTGTTTCATGGGAGAGGTGTGTAGGAGAGGGACGTGAGGATCAAAAGTTACAAAAAGACTCCAGCACTCTGTcttcaatagttttttttttttgtaacttttgtaTAAACGGTACCTACATGCTGTAATAATGACACTCAAcatgaaacagaggaaaaacaggtaaaatgtaaaaaaaaaaaaaaaaaaaaaaagtagagagaGTTCATCAGAAAGAGGAATCAAATACCACCAGTACAGAAATACAGACGCAAGTGATGTTCCAAGAAAACATGCAGGTACCAGTCAAAAACATTGTATAAGACACAGAACAGACACGCAAGATGGAGGATCCCAACGTGCAACAACCTGCAGGAGTGGAtcttaacacattttttgtttgtttgtttttagccatgATTAAGTGGCTTATAACTTATTTGGTAAAATGTGTTGGGATGATATCTTGCAAAACTGGAGGAGTGTCTCCCTctggtgtggttttgtgtgcgtgtgtgtgtttgtttgtgtataaatgAATCAATGAGTTGGTATATTTTCATTATGAGAGAGATTCATGACAGCAGGAACAAAAGTTTATTGCAGAAATCCTGTTATTGCACCAATGATCATACAAATAATTATGTACAAAAAATTgtggacaataaaaaaaaaaaacaaaagcaaaaaaaaaaacaaacattttattaagggggatttattttgctgaataaatgggattgtcattttttgtgatattagaaaaatgtctgaaaatgcAGTGTCACAGTGTAATTGACTATGTTTAAATGcatattgtatttatatttgtaatGATTTTCTTTTGATTCAGGTTCAATAATCAGGTTCAATGATGTTGAATCATCgatataaatgtttattttgtaattttcattaaATTATCTCCTTGTATTACATGTATAGCGCCTTGTTATTTCAAGtataaaaaaggttttaataatGAACCTTTTAAGTGACGCTTCACAGCATCACCCAGCAGAAAGGACAGAGCCTGACACCTAGTGGCAGCTGTTGGTTACTGCAACAGaatttgaaacaaaaacaaaccaggaAGATGTGTTCACCTTTTTCTCTGCAAAGTgccaaacttaaaaaaaaaaaaaaaaaaaaaagaacatgaaggAACAGCTTCATCCCAGTTTACCTCACcaacaaaacacagactgaTCTGAATGACCACTAAATCCACGATTTTCAGGGTCCGTGTCTAATTTCAGGCATTGAGCTGTCTACAATTTAAAACATACTCAGTTGAATACAAAGGACACTTTTCCCCCTGGACAACTTTCCAGGCTCAGAAGTTTGAAAGCAGTGAACAAGAGAAGTGTGCTGCTCTGCTTCTGATCTGGGTTTCAGTCCCAGGAAGAAGCTTCTTGCTGTGAGCGGCTGTTGTCTCATCTTCAGCACAACACaggggaagaaaggaaggagggacagactctctcactctctcactctctctctctcatttctcccaCTTGTCAATAAGAGCGTCTCATTGCTGACAGCAGGAATGAATGGCAGCTGTTGGAGGAGGGCATGTGGGTGTGTTGATCTTTATGTTTCCTTGACTGCAAAGCACCAATCCACCACTCGGCAGCAGCTGACGTAAATTCTCTTAAATAATCACAGAGGCATTAACCTGGAACCATAAATGAGAAGTAATTGCTTTATTACCTGATTGACCATGTAAGACATGCaaagtatatgtaaaatctgaagaCCTTAAAAGCTTTCTGTCACCTCTGTCATGTTGATCTGTCAATCTACCTCCAAGCTTTGGTGTGTTAgattctcctgctgtcacagcattaaAGGCCTGAAGACCATCTGACTCGGACACATGAAACTTGAACCAGGCTGACCTGTGTCAAACGTCTTGCTGAATGTGATTCCGtttagtctgtttttttctcttaaataaTCACAGAAGCATTAGCCTGGAACCATACTGTAGGCCTATATGCGAAGTAATTCCCAGTCTGACCCTTAAATACCTGATGACTTCCAATAAACATATGTGTTACTTGACAGCACATCCCATACAGCTGGAACGATACAGAGAAGATTAGCATGGCCCTTTtataaaatatgatttgaaaTGACTTGTGTCGGTTTAATAAGTTTGCTTCAAACAGCGGCCACTAGTGGCGGCCTGTGCAACTGACAGTGACGCCTTGAAGGACATCTGGGCTGCAGGTGATGTGTGGTGTTACAGTAACTACGCTGtgttatttcttcatttctgatcacatttcatcatgtttgttgttctccttttcattttgtattaaaCAGGCACATTTCATTGAAGAATATGATCACACAGAAATGGGTTGTTGAAGGGCTTCCCCTGTGGAAATCACTTAGAATGAAAGACAGACATCAAATGGAGATGCCACAGAAACACTGCTGTGGGCGATAAAACTCTGTCAGTGCCTTTCCCAGTATTGTAGACTGTTAAATTCAGCACTGCCTGTTGTTTCtcagcgtctgtgtgtgttttcctgtcttgttaacaaaatgaaatggcatCAGTGATGATCTTGTGAAAGTGGTAGGGGAACGTAAATTTTGACTTTGGCTGTGagatcgcaaaaaaaaaaaaaagaaatcttttcAATTCAATATCATATATATCATATCAATTCATAGCCTTAGCAGAAAGCTGAATGAGAGGTGATTTGGAGAGTGTTTAGATACCAAAGCAAATGGCTGAGAAAATTGATCTTGTTGAAAGTTATTTGAACTGCCATGTGTGCAGAGACTTTCAGAGATCCTGTGTCTCTGACCTGAAACGATTCTgggaacaaagcaaaaacaaaaactgtcccATGACTGTGAACAATCTcctgctgataaaaaaaaaaaaaaaattaaaaatgacatggGGCGGCAGTGGTGATTGTCCGGGTGCTGGATGTGCTTTTCCCCAGCCTCACCTGCTGTTTCCTGTATGTCAGGAAGTTTGTGATCCACTGACAGGTGGAGGTTGACACAGTGAGCTGGGTGAGTTTGGAGTGGAGGATTCCCCCAGCTGAAAAGATTGTTGGCCATCCACTGCCTTCTCCAGAGGACATCGCCAGCTCCCGCGCCCTCAGCGGAACAAAGAAAATTAAGGACTGCACTCACCCAGGCTACAAACTGTTCACTCTCCTGAGTGAGATTGAGAAGCTTGAAAACACAATCCAACAAACttaaaaacaattattattCCTGGGTCATCAAGCTGTTAAACCAGCAGTAGCCATATgtccttttttcccatgtgcAATAACCTTCAATCTATgcctattctgttctgtttattttaatttttttgtgtgtgtgtacacacacacacacacacacacacacatatgtatatatatatatatattagtgcagaaggtcctgggttcaattcccacccaaggtcctttctgtgtggagtttgcatgttctccccgtgtctgcgtgggtttcctccgggcactccggtttcctcccaccgtccaaagacatgcaggttaggtgaattggagaagctaaattgcccctaggtatgactgtgtgtgtgaatgtcagtgtttgtctgtctgccctgcgatggactggcgacctgtccagggtgtttccttgccttcgccctatgagcgctgggataggctgcAGCAATTATTTCCATTGTCAAAGAATCAGCAACTAGTAgtgctttttcagtttttctgtttttatctccaAAGAAAGTAGCTTTACTTGGGAAATGTCGACCTGTGAAAGATACTTAATATAAAGGGAAATGGATAGACTAACATGTTAATGTCTGTCAGACACAAAAGAAACAGCACCACCTGCTGGTAAGAAAATTAAATACCAGCATTTTTGTACTACAAAACAAACCTGTAACTAAGGtgaatgaaactgaaagtgGATTTTGCCATTGTTGGAAAGAGCTGAGACGCCATTACAGGGTGTGGGAATTTtcaagaatttattttttatttattttttttttttttttggaggaggaggaggaggaggaagattaTAATCAGAAAGTTCAAGTGGAGGTGATTTGGTGAGTCCTGTTATTGACAGATCATTTGGATACCAAAGCAAATGGCTGAGAAAATTGCTCTTCTTGAAAATTATGTGAACTGccatgtgtgtgcagagactTTCAGAGATCCTGTGTCTCTGAGCTGCCAACACAGCTTCTGTTCCAGCTGCCTGAAACAATTCTGGGAactaaaccaaaacaaaaactgtcccATTTGTAAGAGAAAATCCTCAAAGGAAGAACTCAAAGTGAACTTTACATTGAAGAAACTGGCTGACTCGTTTGCTGGAAGACAGAAAGCTGCATCATCTGAGaccaaaaaagaagaggaggaagtggagctgGTGTGTAGTGAACATGATGAAGAGCCTAAATGGTTCTGTAAGAAGAGGCAAAAATTTGTGTGTCCCACCTGTGAGTTACTTCAACACCACGGTCACAAGGTGGTTCCTGTTGACGACACAGTCTGTGAGCTGAAGGAGCAgctgaaatctgatttgaagTCTCTACAGGACACGAAGAAAAAGTATGAAGACGCTGAGGAAAAATATAAAGACATGGTTGAACACTCCAAGAAGCAGCTGGTGGCCACAGAGAAGCAGATCAGAGCAGAGTTCAACAAGCTTCACCAGTtcctgaaagaggaagaggaggccagactggcagctctgagggaggaagaggagcagaagaggaagaCTATCACcagaaagatgaagatgattgaGGAGAAGATCTCCTTTCTGTCAGACATCATCTCTGCTGTTGAAAAAgacctgcagaaacacaatgtGCCGTTCCTCAGCAGTTATAAAAGCAGTCAGAGCAGCGCCAGAGCCCAGTGCTCACAGCCGGATCCACAACTGGTCTCAGGAGCGCTGATAGAtgtggccaaacacctgggcaacctgtCCTTCAGAGTCTGGGAGAAAATGAAGGACAAGGTCAACTTCAGTCCCGTCATCTTGGACCCAAACACTGCTAACGgatcactctctctgtctgatgaCCTGACCAGTGTGAGACGTGGAGACACAAAGCAGAAACTCCCTGACAacccagagagaaacacaaagtatGCCAATGTCCTGGGCTCTGAGGGCTTCAGCTCAGGGAAACACAgctgggaggtggaggtgggagaCCATCCAAGCTGGTCTGTAGGTTTGGGTAAAGAGTCAGTGGACAGGAAGGGGGAGGGACCTGCCTCACCAAAATATGGAATCTGGTGTTTAGTGCATCGCAGTGGAAAATACACGAATGGGCTTTGTGAGACGGTCAGTGAGAAGAAGAGtctccagaggatcagagtcCAGCTGGACTATGACAGGGGGGAGGTTTCCTTCTACGACTCTGAGGACAGAACTGTCATCTACACTCACAGAGACACTTTCACTGAGAAACTCTACCCATGGTTCTCTGTTGGAAACGCTGCTGATGCAAAGACCAAAGATATCAAAGTCCTGCAAACTGAGCCCTCGGTGATTTTACAATGATGTcagttaggtgtgtgtgtgtgtgtgtgtgtgtgtgtgtgtgtgtgtgtgtgtgtgtgtgtgtgtgtgtgcatgttcgtgtttttgtgcataaatGAATCAATGAGTTTGCATCTTTTCGTCATGAGAGAGATTCATGACAACAGGGAACAAAAGTTTGTTGCAGAAATCCTGTTATTGATCATACAAATAATTATGTACATAATGTTGTGGacatttaaaaagacattttattcaggagaatttattttgttgtataaATGGGATTCtcattttttgtgatgtttgaaaaatgtttgaaaatgcaatGTTGCAGTGTACTGGCCTATGTTTTGATGCatgcatttttctatttttaataattttcatttgattcagTTTCAATAATCAGGTTCAGTTAGGTTCAGTGATTGTTTTTAATGGTTATTTTGTAATATTCATCAAATGCTCACCTTGTATTATATGCAGAGTGCTTTGGTATTTCAAGtataaaaaaggttttaatgCTAAATCTTTCAAGTGAGGCTTTACAGCATCACCCTGCAGAACAGACATAGCCTGACACCTAGTGGCAGCTTTTGGTTACTGTGTTagtatgattgtgtgtgtgtgtgtgtgttttgagaacCCTTGGCCTATATTAATTCTTCTCTTCTACATCTCAACAGAAGCAATCTGAATAGCGAAAAAAGAGCTGGCCATAAGGTGAAAAtaagatataaaaatattttccagagTGGTAAGTAGCCtataatgaaatgtaaaatgtaggccTATTTGTTAAATTATTAGTTGAGCTGAAAATATGTACCATTGTAGCCACCAGAAAAAGAATCGAGGCAACTGCTACTGGTGGGGGTCCTCCACCTGAGGACCTCACCCCTGCAGAGGagctggagcttttttttttttttttttttattttacctcatgttctttttaacTCTTATGTTCAACACATGTTTTTGCctttgatgtatgacttgtgctataagaataaaatttgattgagtaattgattgtttattcagttgatttcggagactgacagtggtaGCTAagacatgattttcattacgtttatttttattaagtaaacacgtacattcatTGTGGGAAATAAGTCTGAACTTATtgtgctacataattaaatttaaattgaattgaattaaatatGTGGTGCCAGGGCAACAATATACATGACGGAGCCgtcatttgggggtctgtttcCGTCCATCGGACATTCTTTGACAtgcagctgagctaagcttgaCCGTAAGCCGCCACGGAGCAGGCTtgttctgctgactaagttgccatggttactgagctgcaactcatataaaccactttgatggaacggaactcacttaaattagcgaggCTTATCGAAATAAGCCACGCTATCCcattagccagcttgatggaataggcccAAGGTCAAAATCCAGAGAGGCAAACAGGCGGAGGTATCGATACGGCAGGCAGAAGGGGTCAAAACTATTTCACAGGCGAAGGCACAAGGAACGGAAGACGAAACTCGGAACTATCAGGTCATACACAGGGAGTCTTTCAAAAACGAGACACTGGGGGGCATGAGTTATATACACAGGAGGGAGGGGACAACGAGACACAGGTGGAACACATTCGGATAATTacaggaggtgggaggagaacaaagagaggaagTAAACGCAGAGGGGAGACGAGACTTTcgaaataaaacaggaaatgaaccagaacaaacataaaacacagaccCTGACAGTAGTGCCTtcttatttttcaagttttaaacagattttaatTCTAAATATCatgcacatgtatttttttctcaagttcAAGTAAAtttgtttacaaaaacaagTGAAGGATGTGAACAAGCTCTCATGATGAGTGAAAATATTGCAGCGCAggcttattttgacagaaatgtAATCGAGTGAACACAGAGCTGTTTGTGAGCTGAAGGAGCCgttctgacaggtgagctgagaAAAGTGAGTGTAGTCCTTTCACTTTTGAGGTGACAAATACCTGCAGACTGATTGAGCTGCAGAGTGGAAGAGCAGTGGCTCAGAGAATCATTTGCAAAAGGAGGATCAGGCTGCAGTTCAGCCCAGGAACTGACGAACAAAACCACTTTTAGAGGAAGAAGCTGCTTCTGCTTTGACATGTGCTcaactttttctcctcttcacaTTGGGTTTCTCTGAGTCTTTATCTTTGTATTAACCAGTGGTTATGACTTCATAAACTGATGATGTCATATTTACAATCACTGCATTGTTCttactgttgcatttttgttacttttccaACTTGTTACTGATTCGAGCATTAATTTCCTTTATCATTACATAATCTGTCCGGACAGTTTTATCAAGTTCTATTATCCCTCAGTTTCTCACTTTAGGGACttcaattcattttcaacagaCTCAAAGGACAGTGTATGACATTTTAACAAGCTATTACATTATCCTCCATGTAGAAATGATCACATGCTGCAAGTTTGTTTCCTCATTGGACTGAACACTACCTTAGATTCCCAGGCAGCGACATGTCCATCACAACATGTCATAAGAACATTTAGGCTGAGCagctatatgtgtgtatgcacctCCATCACTgtatcatgtgtttgtgttatctAACTCACACTTcacatgtaaaaacagaaacacaatcagATTTCCATttaaattgtcattttattgataaCACCTTAACATATTTTCTTGAAGTTAGAGAAACACGTGTAACACGTAAGAGAACAGAGCAATAATCCAAGAATCAGAGAACTAGAGGATTGATATTATTATACAGAAGAAACCCAAACTGACAAAAAGTGACAAAGGAAACTAGAAAGAGCCAACTGCAGAGAAATGATTGAATAAGGCTGGAAACAGAGGGACTaggagaaagagtgaaagacagCCTAAGA from Myripristis murdjan chromosome 9, fMyrMur1.1, whole genome shotgun sequence encodes:
- the LOC115365969 gene encoding nuclear factor 7, brain-like; amino-acid sequence: MAEKIALLENYVNCHVCAETFRDPVSLSCQHSFCSSCLKQFWELNQNKNCPICKRKSSKEELKVNFTLKKLADSFAGRQKAASSETKKEEEEVELVCSEHDEEPKWFCKKRQKFVCPTCELLQHHGHKVVPVDDTVCELKEQLKSDLKSLQDTKKKYEDAEEKYKDMVEHSKKQLVATEKQIRAEFNKLHQFLKEEEEARLAALREEEEQKRKTITRKMKMIEEKISFLSDIISAVEKDLQKHNVPFLSSYKSSQSSARAQCSQPDPQLVSGALIDVAKHLGNLSFRVWEKMKDKVNFSPVILDPNTANGSLSLSDDLTSVRRGDTKQKLPDNPERNTKYANVLGSEGFSSGKHSWEVEVGDHPSWSVGLGKESVDRKGEGPASPKYGIWCLVHRSGKYTNGLCETVSEKKSLQRIRVQLDYDRGEVSFYDSEDRTVIYTHRDTFTEKLYPWFSVGNAADAKTKDIKVLQTEPSVILQ